A window of Vigna unguiculata cultivar IT97K-499-35 chromosome 4, ASM411807v1, whole genome shotgun sequence contains these coding sequences:
- the LOC114182130 gene encoding cytochrome c1-2, heme protein, mitochondrial, with the protein MAGGVIRQLLRRKLQSCSSSSFTSPVISKNDGANSTGSNSLRAFALVGAGVTGILSFSTTALADEAEHGLACPSYPWPHKGILSSYDHASIRRGHQVYQEVCASCHSMSLISYRDLVGVAYTEEEVKAMAAEIEVVDGPNDEGEMFTRPGKLSDRFPQPYANEAAARFANGGAYPPDLSLITKARHNGQNYVFSLLTGYRDPPAGVSIREGLHYNPYFPGGAIAMPKMLNDGAVEYEDGTPATESQMGKDIVSFLTWAAEPEMEERKLMGFKWIFVLSLALLQAAYYRRLRWSVLKSRKLVLDVVN; encoded by the exons ATGGCTGGAGGTGTTATTCGGCAGTTATTGAGGAGGAAACTCCAGTCTTGTTCTTCT AGTTCTTTCACGTCACCCGTTATCTCAAAGAATGATGGTGCCAACTCTACTGGCAGTAACTCCTTACGAGCATTTGCATTAGTAGGAGCCGGTGTCACGGggattttaagtttttcaaCAACAGCATTAGCTGATGAAGCCGAGCATGGCCTGGCATGTCCCAGCTATCCATGGCCTCACAAGGGCATTCTCAGTTCATATGATCATGCTTC GATTCGTCGTGGTCATCAAGTTTATCAAGAAGTCTGTGCTTCATGTCATTCCATGTCTTTGATATCATACCGTGATTTGGTTGGTGTCGCTTATACAGAAGAAGAGGTAAAGGCTATGGCAGCGGAGATTGAGGTGGTTGATGGCCCTAATGATGAGGGTGAGATGTTTACACGCCCTGGTAAACTCAGTGACCGCTTTCCTCAGCCATATGCAAATGAAGCCGCTGCTAGGTTTGCTAACGGTGGAGCCTATCCTCCAGATCTTAGTCTCATCACCAAA GCTCGACACAATGGTCAGAACTATGTGTTTTCACTTTTAACCGGATATCGTGACCCTCCTGCTGGCGTTTCG ATTAGAGAAGGACTGCACTATAATCCTTACTTTCCCGGCGGGGCCATTGCTATGCCTAAAATGCTTAATGATGGTGCTGTTGAATATGAAGATGGCACCCCTGCTACAGAATCTCAG ATGGGTAAAGATATTGTGTCATTCCTGACCTGGGCAGCCGAACCAGAGATGGAGGAAAGAAAACTG ATGGGATTTAAATGGATATTTGTTCTATCACTTGCATTACTTCAAGCCGCCTATTACCGCCGCCTGCGGTGGTCCGTTCTAAAGTCTCGCAAGCTGGTTCTTGATGTTGTCAACTAG